The DNA region GCCGAAGGCCCGTGGGGCGGGCCGCGGCCGGACGAGGTCGTCCGGGAACTGACCGTGCGCTACCGGACCGTCGGTGACGGTTCGTGCACGGGCGCCATCGAATCGACCGCCGCCACGGTGGACGAGGTCATCGCCGAGGTCTCGGCCTCCCGGCTCACCGAACGCGGCGCCACCCGCGCCGACGACCGGATGTCGGAGGCGGCGATGGAAGACCGCAAGCGGGAAGGGTACTTCTGATGTCCAGCCTCCTCAGGCTCGCGACCGCGGGCAGTGTGGACGACGGGAAGTCGACCCTGGTCGGGCGGCTCCTGTACGACACCAAATCCGTCCTCGCCGACCAGCTGGACGCGGTCACCCGCGCCAGTGTCGACAAAGGACTGTCCACTCCGGACCTCTCGCTGCTCGTGGACGGCCTGCGCTCGGAACGCGAGCAGGGCATCACGATCGACGTGGCGTACCGGTATTTCGCGACGCCACGGCGCAGTTTCGTGCTCGCGGACACGCCCGGCCACGTGCAGTACACGCGGAACACGGTGACCGGGGCGTCCACCGCGCAGCTGGCCGTGCTGCTGGTCGACGCGCGCAAGGGCGTCATCGAGCAGACCCGCCGCCACGCAGCGGTGCTCGCGCTGCTGGGCGTGCCGAACCTGGTGCTGGCGGTGAACAAGATCGACCTCGTCGGCTACGACGAAGCGACGTTCACCGTGATCGCCGAGGAGTTCGCCGAACACGCCGCGTCGCTGGGCTACGAACGGGGTTCCGTGCTCGCGGTGCCGGTTTCGGCGCTGGTGGGCGACAACGTGGCGGAGAAGTCGGACAAGACCCCGTGGTACTCCGGCCCGACCCTGCTGGAGCACCTGGAAACCGTGCCGGTGGCGCCGGATCCGCACGATTCGGCGTTCCGATTCCCGGTGCAGTACGTGATCCGGCCACGCACGGCCGACCATCCCGACTACCGCGGGTACGCCGGGCAGATCGCGGCGGGCACCGTCCGGCCGGGTGACGAGATCGTCGTGCTCCCGCAAGGAATCCGCAGCCGGGTGGAGGCCATCGACACCGCCGACGGCCCGCTCGCCGAAGCCGGCGCGGGCACCTCGGTGACCCTCTTGCTCGCCGACGACGTCGACATCTCGCGCGGCGACCTGATCGCCGCGGCCGACCGGCAGCCGACGGTGACCGACGAGATCACCGCGACCCTGTGCTGGCTCTCGGCGAAGGCGCTGAAGCCGGGCGCGCGGGTGCTGGTGAAGCATGGGACGCGGACGGTGCAGGCACTGGTCGGCGAGCTCCACGCCCGCTTCGACGAGCAGACACTGTCCAGTGTGGACGATCCGGCCACCTTGGAGCTCAACGACATCGGCCGGGTGACGCTGAGGCTGGCCGAAGAGATCGGCGTGGACGACTACGGAGTCAGCCCCCGGACGGGCGCGTTCCTGGTCATCGACCCGAAGGACGGCGACACGCTCGCCGCCGGACTCGTCGGCGAAAGGTTCGCATGACCCCACCGCTCCTCGCCGTCGCCCACGGCAGCCGCGATCCGCGGTCCGCCGCGACCATCCGCGCCCTGCTCGACGTCTCCCGCGGGCTGGCACCGGGCCTCGACATCCGCGAGTCCTTTCTGGACCTTTCGGAGCCGCTGCTCACCGACGCCCTGCGCGGCCTGTACGCCGAGGGGCACCGCGAGGTCGTCGTGGTGCCCCTGCTGCTCGGCGTCGCCTACCACGCCCGGGTGGACCTGCCCGCGCTCGTCGCCGAGGCGACCGCGGACTGCCCTGGCCTCGACGTGCGGGTTTCCGGCGTGCTGGGCATCGACCCGCTCATCGAGACGGTGGCGCTGGACCGGCTCACCGAGGCGGGCGCCGATCTGGACGACCCGGGGCTGGGTGTCCTGCTGGCCGGAGTCGGTTCGTCGAACGTCGCGGCGAACGACGCGGTCGCCGGGATCACCACCCGCTGGCAGCTGCGTCGCGGATTGCTCGCGACGCCCGCCTTCGCCAGCGCCGCGCAGCCGGACGTGCCGGCCGCCATCGCCCGGTTGCGGCTCAACGGCGCTCAGCGGCTCGCGGTCGCGGGCTGGTTCCTCGCGCCGGGGCTGCTGCCGGACCGGATCGCGCGTCTCGCCCGCGAAGCGGACCCGTCGGTGATCGTCGCCGGGCCGCTGGGGCCGGATCCGCGGATCGCCGGGCTCGTCCTGGACCGCTACGACGTCGCCGCCGCCCGGCTCGCCGCCTGATCGTTGATCGGCCCTGGTCGTTCATAGGCCCTGGTCGTTCATAGGCCCTGGTCGTTCATCGGCACAGTAGAGCGTTTCGTCCCGTTCGGACCCTTGATACCGATCTTCGGTGGGTCTCATTCCCATTTCCGTGACGCCCCGCGTATGGGAACGGAGATTTCTTGACGAGTTACTTAACTTGCCGGTAACTCTCTAAACGCTGCGCAGCTCCCTCTCTCCCCATCGAACCCCCAGGTAGGTGGAACATGAAGGCTGCCATCCGTGCCCTCGTCTGCGCTTCGGCCGTACTCGTCCCGATCGCCGGTCTGGCCGCGCCGGCTTCGGCGGCGACCACCGTCGTCTTCGACTGCGAAGCGAAGCCGCCGCTCGTCGGCAACAAGTACCTCAAGCTGAACCAGGACGCGGACGTCACCGCTCCGGCCACGGTCGCTCCCGGCGCCGCGCTCGACGTCGTCATCGACCCGGCGCCGAACACCGTCCCGGCCGAGGTCAGCGGCTACCAGGTCAAGAACATCAAGGACTTCTCCCTGAAGATCCCGATCCCGGCCAACTCGACCTGGGTGGGCGCCGACCTCGCCGGCGGCTCCGGCATCGGCTCGACCCCGCCGAAGATCACCGTCTCCGGCAGCGTCGCGACGCTGAGCTTCCCCGGTCCGATCGCGGGCGGCTCGACGTTCGAACTGCCGACCGTGACCGCGCACCTCACCGCGGGCTCGTCCGGCACCATCGAGACGAAACTGGGCGGCACCAGCTACAGCGACCCGGGCCTGACGTTCACCGCCGTGGTCAGCGCCGGTTTCGACGTCTCCGCCCCGACGGCGTGCTTCCCGAACCCGAGCCCGACGTTCACCACGACGACGATCGGCTGACCCGTGCCTGCGCCACCGTCGGAGGAGATGGTGGCGCAGGCCACTGCCCGGCCCGACTTCGCCCGTGCGAAGGTGGGGCATGGCTGACGAACTGGTGCACTACGACGTGGTGGGCGGCACCGCCACGATCACCCTGGACTCCCCGCACAACCGCAACGCGCTCTCCGCCCAGCTGCGGCGCGAGCTGAGCGAATCGCTGGACAAGGCACAGGCGGACGACACGGTGCGGGTCATCGTGCTCACCCACACCGGTCCGGTGTTCTGCGCGGGTATGGATCTCAAGGAGGCTCGCGGTGCCGGCGCGGGCGCCCAGGGCGTGAACGAGTTCCCGAAGATCCTCGAGCAGCTGTGGACCAGCCCCAAGCCCGTCGTGGCCAGGCTCGCGGGCCCCGCACGGGCCGGCGGGATCGGCATGGTGGCCGCGACCGACATCGCCGTCGCCGTGCCCGAAGCGACGTTCGCCTTCTCCGAGGTGCGGATCGGGGTCGTACCCGCCGTCATCTCGCTCACCGTGCTGCCGCGGCTCAACGCCCGCGCCGCGCACGAGCTCTTCCTGACCGGTGACACCTTCGACGCGAAGCGCGCCGTCGAGATCGGCCTGCTGAACTCGGCCGTCCCCGCCGACGAACTCGACGCCGAGGTCGCCCGCTACGTCAAGGCGCTCGCGCTCGGTGGCCCGAAGGCGCTCGCGGCGACGAAGGAACTGCTCAGCAAGCCCCGTCCCGCGACCCCCGCCGAAGGCTTCGAGGCCATGAACAAGCTGTCCGCCGGGTTCTTCGCGAGCGAAGAAGGCCAGGAGGGCATCACGGCCTTCGCACAGAAGCGCAAGCCGAACTGGGTCCCGGAGGCCTAATCCGGCAAGACGACGGTGAGGCGCCGGGAGTCCTTCCGGTCACCGGAGGGCCCCAGCGCCCGCTGCGCGTCGGAAAGCACGCTGCGGACGGCCAGGTACGCCTTGGGATCACGCTCGCGCAGTCCCGAGGATCCGGCCCAGATCAGTACGTGCTCGCCGGGCGGGAGCCAGGACAGGTCGGTCAGGCAGTCGTAGAGCGCGTCGAGGTTCTTCCCGAAGTAGTCCGGGAACGACAGCGCCTCGGCGATCACGTCGAGCGTCGAGTCCTTGTCGACCGTCCGCGCGCCGTCGATGAGATGCGGGTACGCGCCACGGGCGAACGCCTTGTCCGCCGCTTCCTTGCCCGCGCTCATCGGCTGGGATCCACTACGACGAAGGACTTGTAGTGGTCCTCGGTGTAGTACAGCTCCTTGCCGGTACCGGTCACCAGCCGCCTCGCCCCGCGATCCGGGCTGCCCGGCGTCTTCACCGTGTACTCCCGGTAGTAGCCGGACCCCTTGGCGGGCAGGACCTTCTCCCGGTTCTGGAAGGTGACGTCGTCGTTGCGCGGATACGGGTACGGGCCGCCCGCCTGGATGAGCTTCCAGGTGTCGGACGCCTGCGCGGGAAGCTTCGTCAGGGGCTTGACCGGGAGACCGGATTCCTCGCCCGCGACCTTGCCCTTCGCCCCGCTCGCCGCGGCGTCGCCCGACGGCGCGGCCGAACTCGCCGGAGCGCTCTTCGTGTCGTCACCGCTGATGCCGTCCTTGACGAACCAGCCTGCGAGCACCAGCACGATCAGGCCGATCAGGGCGGCGGTGATCCGCCTACGGTTGAACATGGTGTGCCAGCTTAGGAGGGCCGGTCGGAGTCGTTCGCATCGCGGGCCGTGCCGAAGCGCCGGGCGACCTTCCCGAAGACCGTGTCGAGCACCCAGGCCGCGACCAGGCACAGCGGCACCACGACCGCCATGACCAGCACGAACTGCACGGGGAACGGGGCCTGCGCGAGCCACAGCTCCACGCCGTCCCACCAGTCCGCAAGCCCATTGAACACAGTGTGAGCCTACGCTCGCAGGCACTGCCGCCGCCGGTCAGGCCCGGTAAGTTGCTGGCATGTTCGCCGTTTACGCTTCCGAACCCAACGCCGAAAAGCCGCTGGACTCGCTCGTGATCGGCGAGCGACCCGAACCCGAGGTACCTGAAGGCTGGGTGCGGGTCGACGTCAAGGCCGCCAGCCTCAACATGCACGACCTGTGGACCTTGCGCGGCGTCGGCATCAAACCCGAGCAGTTCCCGATGATCCTGGGCTGCGACGGCGCGGGCACCCTCGACGACGGCACCGAGGTCGTCGTCCACTCGGTGATCAACGCCCCGGGCTGGCAGGGCGACGACACCCTAGACCCGAAGCGCACGCTGCTCACCGAGAAGCACCAGGGCACCTTCGCCGAGCAGGTCGTGGTTCCGGCGCGCAACGTCGTGCCGAAGCCGTCGAGCCTGACCTTCGCGGAAGCCGCGACCATGGGCACGGCATGGCTGACGGCGTACCGCATGCTGTTCGTGAAGTCCGGGCTGCGACCGGGGCAGACGATGCTCGTGCAGGGCGCCTCCGGCGGCGTCTCGACCGCCCTCGTCCAGCTCGGGCGTGCGGCCGGGTTCCGGGTCTGGGTGACCGGGCGTAGCGAAGAGAAGCGTGCGCTCGCCGAGACCCTGGGCGCACATCAGACCTTTGAGTCCGGCGCGCGGCTGCCGGAGCGGGTCGACGCGGTCTTCGAAACCGTCGGCAAGGCGACCTGGTCCCACTCGGTGAAGTCGTTGAAGCCGGGCGGGATCATCGTCGTCTCGGGTTCGACCAGCGGCCCGGACGCTCACGCGGAGTTGCAGCGCGTGTTCTTCCTGCAACTGCGCATCGCCGGTTCGACCATGGGACCAGGGACGAACTGAACGATCTCCTCGCCTACCTGGAACTCACCGGGGTCCGTCCGCGGATCGGCGCCGAGCTGCCGTTCACCGAAGCCGAAACCGGGTTTAAGAACATGCTCGACGGGGAAACTTCCGGCAAGGTGGTCTTCACGCATTGATCGGAGGGGTGAGTTCGCCCCCTCGCCGTGATCAACGGCGCACACAAGCGCACGTCCGCGCGTTCCACGCAGGTCAAACAGCCATTTCGCGGTCTTGTCAAGTGTCAAGAACGTTATGACTTGGCGAGGTTCTTACGACCAAAGTTCGACCAAAATCCGACCTCTCGCGGTTAGCCTGGAACCATGACCGCATCGCAGCGGCCCGAACCGGCGGACCCGGGGGCCGGCCCACCACCGACACCGACCCGATCCGCGTCTCCTTCCGGCGCTACGCCGGTGTCCGCACCAGAGTGCTCGAAGTCGGGCCGCAGCCGGTGGAATCCACCGACCGGACCCCACGGCGAATGCTCGGCAAACGGGCCACTGGACGCGGACAGGTCAAGCCGACCGCGCCGAGGCTGGTGCTGCTGCATGGCTACTGCGACAGCGCCGACACCTGGCGCCCGGTTCTGGAGCTGCTCGCGGCCGCCGGTGTTCCGGCGGTCGCGGTCGATCTGCCCGGATTCGGTGACGCTCAGCCACTGCGGCCGGGCCCGATGCTGCCGCAGCTGGACGCGTTCACCGCGGCCGTGGTCAAGGAACAGGCCGTACTCGGCACGGTGGTACTCGCCGGCAACTCGCTCGGCGGCACGATGAGCCTGCGTGCCGCCGAGAACCACCGGCTGCCGGTCGCGGGCGTGGTGTCGATCGCCGCGCCCGGGT from Amycolatopsis sp. EV170708-02-1 includes:
- a CDS encoding sulfate adenylyltransferase subunit 1 → MSSLLRLATAGSVDDGKSTLVGRLLYDTKSVLADQLDAVTRASVDKGLSTPDLSLLVDGLRSEREQGITIDVAYRYFATPRRSFVLADTPGHVQYTRNTVTGASTAQLAVLLVDARKGVIEQTRRHAAVLALLGVPNLVLAVNKIDLVGYDEATFTVIAEEFAEHAASLGYERGSVLAVPVSALVGDNVAEKSDKTPWYSGPTLLEHLETVPVAPDPHDSAFRFPVQYVIRPRTADHPDYRGYAGQIAAGTVRPGDEIVVLPQGIRSRVEAIDTADGPLAEAGAGTSVTLLLADDVDISRGDLIAAADRQPTVTDEITATLCWLSAKALKPGARVLVKHGTRTVQALVGELHARFDEQTLSSVDDPATLELNDIGRVTLRLAEEIGVDDYGVSPRTGAFLVIDPKDGDTLAAGLVGERFA
- a CDS encoding sirohydrochlorin chelatase; protein product: MTPPLLAVAHGSRDPRSAATIRALLDVSRGLAPGLDIRESFLDLSEPLLTDALRGLYAEGHREVVVVPLLLGVAYHARVDLPALVAEATADCPGLDVRVSGVLGIDPLIETVALDRLTEAGADLDDPGLGVLLAGVGSSNVAANDAVAGITTRWQLRRGLLATPAFASAAQPDVPAAIARLRLNGAQRLAVAGWFLAPGLLPDRIARLAREADPSVIVAGPLGPDPRIAGLVLDRYDVAAARLAA
- a CDS encoding cyclase — encoded protein: MKAAIRALVCASAVLVPIAGLAAPASAATTVVFDCEAKPPLVGNKYLKLNQDADVTAPATVAPGAALDVVIDPAPNTVPAEVSGYQVKNIKDFSLKIPIPANSTWVGADLAGGSGIGSTPPKITVSGSVATLSFPGPIAGGSTFELPTVTAHLTAGSSGTIETKLGGTSYSDPGLTFTAVVSAGFDVSAPTACFPNPSPTFTTTTIG
- a CDS encoding enoyl-CoA hydratase family protein, whose translation is MADELVHYDVVGGTATITLDSPHNRNALSAQLRRELSESLDKAQADDTVRVIVLTHTGPVFCAGMDLKEARGAGAGAQGVNEFPKILEQLWTSPKPVVARLAGPARAGGIGMVAATDIAVAVPEATFAFSEVRIGVVPAVISLTVLPRLNARAAHELFLTGDTFDAKRAVEIGLLNSAVPADELDAEVARYVKALALGGPKALAATKELLSKPRPATPAEGFEAMNKLSAGFFASEEGQEGITAFAQKRKPNWVPEA
- a CDS encoding barstar family protein, whose protein sequence is MSAGKEAADKAFARGAYPHLIDGARTVDKDSTLDVIAEALSFPDYFGKNLDALYDCLTDLSWLPPGEHVLIWAGSSGLRERDPKAYLAVRSVLSDAQRALGPSGDRKDSRRLTVVLPD
- a CDS encoding ribonuclease domain-containing protein, which gives rise to MFNRRRITAALIGLIVLVLAGWFVKDGISGDDTKSAPASSAAPSGDAAASGAKGKVAGEESGLPVKPLTKLPAQASDTWKLIQAGGPYPYPRNDDVTFQNREKVLPAKGSGYYREYTVKTPGSPDRGARRLVTGTGKELYYTEDHYKSFVVVDPSR
- a CDS encoding CDP-alcohol phosphatidyltransferase family protein, encoding MFNGLADWWDGVELWLAQAPFPVQFVLVMAVVVPLCLVAAWVLDTVFGKVARRFGTARDANDSDRPS